A stretch of the Danio rerio strain Tuebingen ecotype United States chromosome 18, GRCz12tu, whole genome shotgun sequence genome encodes the following:
- the LOC137488223 gene encoding uncharacterized protein isoform X2: MDAHLNQSSDNHNREWSLVVLTLDPKVNVQELIESMKQFTQIHSLDLSYDEDNNCRSIYVTFEHSGREQEPHPVLPTYHYIERKTLLVSNLHPMVTEQQLIEKFGPLGSISTVQVCRNNIVSPVYAFVTFHHRLDAVRAQKALNFTHLLNKPLIIMWGPDKTTEVLSDYDSSSQRQTEEREAAGETEEKKTSGETEEREAAGETEEKKTSGETEREAAGETEERANSESSWRRRISNNVKSAVKATVSSPATWVGVGIGVCAAYAYFRSRS, from the coding sequence CATTGGTTGTTCTGACTTTGGACCCAAAGGTGAACGTACAAGAACTGATTGAGTCAATgaaacagttcacccaaatcCACTCTTTGGATCTGTCCTATGATGAAGACAATAATTGCAGATCCATTTATGTGACTTTTGAGCATTCAGGACGGGAACAGGAACCTCATCCTGTGCTCCCCACATACCACTATATTGAGCGGAAGACACTACTTGTGAGCAATCTGCACCCAATGGTCACCGAACAACAGCTTATTGAAAAGTTTGGTCCATTGGGGTCCATCTCGACTGTGCAAGTGTGCAGAAACAACATCGTCTCTCCTGTGTATGCCTTTGTGACTTTCCATCATCGACTCGATGCAGTGCGAGCACAAAAAGCTCTGAACTTCACTCATTTACTGAATAAACCTCTGATCATCATGTGGGGCCCAGACAAGACAACTGAGGTCCTCTCAGATTATGACAGCAGCTCTCAAAGACAAACAGAGGAGAGAGAGGCAGCTGGAGAAACAGAGGAGAAAAAGACCAGTGGAGAAACAGAGGAGAGAGAGGCAGCTGGAGAAACAGAGGAGAAAAAGACCAgtggagaaacagagagagaagcAGCTGGAGAAACAGAGGAGAGAGCGAACAGCGAGTCTTCATGGAGAAGAAGGATCTCCAACAATGTGAAAAGTGCTGTGAAAGCCACGGTAAGCAGTCCAGCAACCTGGGTCGGAGTCGGCATAGGTGTCTGTGCTGCTTATGCCTACTTCAGGAGCAGGAGCTAG
- the LOC137488223 gene encoding uncharacterized protein isoform X1 yields MDAHLNQSSDNHNREWSLVVLTLDPKVNVQELIESMKQFTQIHSLDLSYDEDNNCRSIYVTFEHSGREQEPHPVLPTYHYIERKTLLVSNLHPMVTEQQLIEKFGPLGSISTVQVCRNNIVSPVYAFVTFHHRLDAVRAQKALNFTHLLNKPLIIMWGPDKTTEVLSDYDSSSQRQTEEREAAGETEEKKTSGETEEREAAGETEEKKTSGETEREAAGETEERANSESSWRRRISNNVKSAVKATTRRPASQSPLIIPRVTNHCSRKKSDRSPLQTV; encoded by the exons CATTGGTTGTTCTGACTTTGGACCCAAAGGTGAACGTACAAGAACTGATTGAGTCAATgaaacagttcacccaaatcCACTCTTTGGATCTGTCCTATGATGAAGACAATAATTGCAGATCCATTTATGTGACTTTTGAGCATTCAGGACGGGAACAGGAACCTCATCCTGTGCTCCCCACATACCACTATATTGAGCGGAAGACACTACTTGTGAGCAATCTGCACCCAATGGTCACCGAACAACAGCTTATTGAAAAGTTTGGTCCATTGGGGTCCATCTCGACTGTGCAAGTGTGCAGAAACAACATCGTCTCTCCTGTGTATGCCTTTGTGACTTTCCATCATCGACTCGATGCAGTGCGAGCACAAAAAGCTCTGAACTTCACTCATTTACTGAATAAACCTCTGATCATCATGTGGGGCCCAGACAAGACAACTGAGGTCCTCTCAGATTATGACAGCAGCTCTCAAAGACAAACAGAGGAGAGAGAGGCAGCTGGAGAAACAGAGGAGAAAAAGACCAGTGGAGAAACAGAGGAGAGAGAGGCAGCTGGAGAAACAGAGGAGAAAAAGACCAgtggagaaacagagagagaagcAGCTGGAGAAACAGAGGAGAGAGCGAACAGCGAGTCTTCATGGAGAAGAAGGATCTCCAACAATGTGAAAAGTGCTGTGAAAGCCACG ACGAGAAGGCCTGCCTCACAATCTCCACTCATCATCCCCAGAGTGACCAATCACTGCTCCAGAAAGAAGAGTGACCGATCACCGCTCCAGACAGTGTAG